One genomic window of Caldivirga maquilingensis IC-167 includes the following:
- a CDS encoding nicotinate phosphoribosyltransferase → MERAFTVASEDEVIRGEVTDVYFIRTVDVLKAAGLDKVKVRAEFHVMSLPRDYEWAVYTGLSEVLELVRRAGLKVNVYSMPEGTVFQAKEPLMIIEGNYIDFAVYETPILGILRHYSSISSKAARIKYRAMNKQCLFFGARALHPIIQPMADKAAYMGGCDGVANVVGARLLGIPASGTMPHALMIVFKAVKNDHTLAWVWFDRVVPGDVPRIVLADTFLDEREEALMAAKLLGERLSGVRLDTPSSRRGNMKAIVEEVKWTLELAGYRNVKIIVSGGLDEEAVSELSDLVDSFGVGTSIAFPPSVDISMDIVEYYDEGLGKWVPLTKRGKMPGFKQVYRCSGFRDFITPFNSTVKCPDGSEPEALIRKVYDESSGVLVSSKPSDVRDHVLAQLSELKKSNGSVSVYFSSLGG, encoded by the coding sequence ATGGAGAGGGCGTTCACTGTTGCCAGTGAGGATGAGGTTATTAGGGGTGAGGTAACTGACGTGTACTTCATTAGGACTGTGGATGTCCTTAAGGCAGCTGGGTTAGATAAGGTTAAGGTTAGGGCTGAATTCCACGTAATGAGTCTTCCAAGGGACTACGAGTGGGCGGTTTACACTGGGTTAAGTGAAGTACTTGAATTAGTGAGGAGGGCTGGACTTAAGGTTAACGTCTACTCAATGCCTGAGGGCACTGTTTTTCAGGCTAAGGAACCATTAATGATCATTGAGGGTAATTACATTGACTTCGCGGTCTATGAGACCCCAATACTGGGTATACTTAGGCATTACTCATCAATATCCTCAAAGGCGGCTAGAATAAAGTATAGGGCAATGAATAAGCAATGCCTATTCTTTGGGGCAAGGGCGCTTCACCCTATTATACAGCCGATGGCTGATAAGGCAGCGTACATGGGTGGGTGTGATGGTGTTGCTAATGTTGTTGGGGCAAGGTTACTTGGTATACCCGCGTCAGGCACTATGCCGCATGCCTTAATGATAGTTTTTAAGGCTGTTAAGAATGATCATACTTTAGCGTGGGTTTGGTTTGATCGGGTGGTTCCAGGGGATGTTCCTAGGATAGTTCTGGCTGATACCTTCCTTGATGAGAGGGAGGAGGCATTAATGGCAGCTAAACTACTGGGTGAGAGGCTGAGTGGTGTAAGGTTAGATACACCAAGCAGTAGGAGGGGTAATATGAAGGCTATAGTGGAGGAGGTTAAGTGGACTCTTGAATTAGCCGGGTATAGGAATGTTAAAATAATAGTGAGCGGTGGCCTTGATGAGGAGGCCGTAAGTGAATTAAGTGATTTAGTGGATTCATTCGGTGTTGGAACATCAATAGCCTTCCCACCCAGTGTGGACATAAGCATGGACATAGTTGAGTATTATGACGAGGGGTTGGGTAAATGGGTACCATTAACTAAGAGGGGTAAGATGCCTGGCTTTAAGCAAGTCTACAGGTGCAGTGGCTTTAGGGACTTCATTACCCCATTCAACTCCACCGTTAAGTGCCCTGATGGTTCAGAGCCCGAGGCTTTAATAAGGAAGGTTTACGATGAGTCAAGCGGCGTATTAGTGAGCAGTAAACCAAGTGATGTTAGGGATCACGTACTTGCCCAATTAAGCGAATTAAAGAAAAGTAATGGTTCAGTATCCGTGTACTTTAG